A genomic stretch from Shewanella sediminis HAW-EB3 includes:
- a CDS encoding glycerate kinase: MKIVIAPDSFKESLSAMEVANEIEGGFKSVMPDAEFIKVPVADGGEGTVQSMVDATQGEIIELEVTGPLGNRVRAHYGILGVGIPVDDISDNTSHSRKRTAIIEMASASGLHHVGAQHRDPEITTSYGTGELICDALNRGIQRILIGLGGSATNDGGAGMAQALGIHLLDVNNKVLSVGGAALSRLHSIDLTDRHPLIEQCEFEVACDVNNPLCGDTGASSVFGPQKGATPEMVVTLDNALSQYADVIVQSGITDRRHSPGAGAAGGMGLGVMAFLNASLRPGIDIVMQTVNLAEKLKGADLVITGEGRLDSQTLHGKTPMGVTRLANAQNIPVIAIAGCVSDDANVLLQHGMKAIFSITPRAMPLEDVLANAKHNLYTSSQNIAALYAMNLSD, encoded by the coding sequence ATGAAAATAGTTATCGCCCCCGATTCATTTAAAGAGAGCCTGAGTGCGATGGAAGTGGCCAATGAAATTGAAGGCGGCTTCAAGTCGGTCATGCCTGACGCCGAATTCATCAAGGTGCCCGTTGCCGATGGCGGAGAGGGCACGGTGCAATCTATGGTGGACGCGACACAGGGAGAGATCATTGAACTTGAGGTTACCGGCCCCTTGGGTAACCGGGTCCGCGCTCACTATGGCATCTTAGGAGTTGGCATTCCTGTAGATGACATTTCAGATAACACCTCTCACTCTCGTAAGAGGACTGCCATTATCGAGATGGCCTCCGCCTCGGGTCTGCACCATGTCGGCGCCCAGCACAGAGATCCTGAGATAACCACCAGCTATGGAACGGGAGAGCTTATCTGTGATGCCCTCAACCGTGGCATTCAACGAATTTTAATCGGTTTAGGTGGCAGCGCCACTAACGATGGGGGTGCCGGTATGGCTCAGGCCCTCGGCATCCATCTTCTGGACGTTAATAATAAAGTGTTAAGTGTGGGCGGTGCAGCGCTAAGCAGACTACACAGCATAGATCTCACCGACCGCCACCCCTTGATTGAACAGTGCGAGTTTGAGGTCGCTTGCGACGTCAATAATCCGCTGTGTGGAGACACGGGAGCCTCGAGCGTTTTCGGGCCACAAAAAGGCGCCACGCCAGAGATGGTCGTCACCCTGGATAACGCGCTATCACAATATGCCGATGTGATTGTACAGTCCGGCATAACCGACAGACGACATAGCCCGGGAGCAGGCGCTGCAGGCGGCATGGGGCTCGGTGTAATGGCCTTTCTTAATGCGTCACTCAGACCCGGCATCGACATTGTCATGCAAACCGTCAACCTGGCCGAGAAGCTCAAAGGCGCCGACTTAGTGATCACAGGTGAGGGACGACTCGACAGCCAAACCCTACACGGTAAAACTCCTATGGGAGTCACGCGTCTCGCCAATGCACAAAATATCCCTGTCATCGCCATAGCAGGCTGTGTCAGTGATGATGCCAACGTACTTCTGCAACATGGAATGAAGGCCATTTTCTCTATCACACCAAGGGCGATGCCACTAGAAGATGTATTGGCCAATGCCAAGCATAATCTGTACACAAGTTCTCAAAATATAGCGGCCCTGTATGCCATGAACTTGTCAGATTAA
- the bioB gene encoding biotin synthase BioB produces MSDIQLRHDWKHDEIEALFALPMNDLLFKAHSLHRQVFDPNEVQISRLLSIKTGACPEDCKYCPQSARYDTGLEKERLIEIEKVLTEARSAKAAGASRFCMGAAWRNPHARDMPYLKDMVSEVKAMGMETCMTLGMLSGTQAEELAEAGLDYYNHNLDTSPEYYGEIITTRTYQDRLDTLSNVRSAGMKVCSGGIVGMGEQASDRAGLLQQLANMEQHPDSVPINMLVKVAGTPFENLDDLDPLEFVRTIAVARIIMPHSRVRLSAGREKMTDEMQAMCFFAGANSIFYGCKLLTTNNPEENEDMTLFKRLGLHPEQGKYATVEDDKEVMAKASAKANAIKDKQSGAFYDAGAL; encoded by the coding sequence ATGTCTGATATACAGCTGCGTCACGATTGGAAACATGATGAAATCGAAGCACTCTTTGCTTTACCTATGAATGATCTCCTGTTTAAGGCGCATTCATTGCATCGTCAGGTTTTTGATCCTAACGAAGTGCAGATCAGCCGACTGCTATCGATTAAAACCGGTGCTTGCCCGGAAGATTGTAAATATTGTCCTCAAAGTGCCCGATACGATACAGGCCTCGAGAAAGAGCGCCTGATCGAGATTGAAAAGGTGCTCACCGAAGCCCGCAGTGCCAAAGCTGCCGGTGCCTCGCGTTTCTGTATGGGCGCAGCATGGCGTAACCCCCACGCTCGCGATATGCCCTATCTGAAAGATATGGTAAGTGAAGTGAAGGCGATGGGCATGGAAACCTGTATGACACTGGGTATGTTGTCCGGCACTCAAGCTGAAGAGTTGGCCGAGGCCGGACTCGATTACTACAACCATAATTTAGATACCTCCCCCGAGTATTACGGTGAGATCATCACGACCCGCACCTATCAGGACAGGTTGGATACCCTTTCCAATGTTCGCTCCGCAGGCATGAAGGTCTGCTCCGGCGGGATCGTCGGCATGGGTGAGCAGGCGAGTGACCGTGCGGGTCTGTTACAGCAACTGGCTAATATGGAGCAGCATCCGGATTCTGTTCCGATCAATATGTTAGTTAAAGTGGCGGGGACGCCATTTGAGAATTTAGACGATCTCGACCCTCTCGAGTTTGTTCGCACCATCGCCGTGGCTCGAATTATTATGCCTCACTCCCGGGTACGTCTGTCGGCGGGTCGCGAGAAGATGACCGACGAGATGCAAGCCATGTGTTTCTTTGCCGGTGCCAACTCAATTTTCTATGGCTGTAAGCTACTCACGACCAATAACCCGGAAGAGAATGAAGATATGACCCTGTTTAAGCGTCTGGGTCTGCATCCTGAGCAGGGCAAGTATGCCACCGTCGAAGATGATAAAGAGGTGATGGCTAAGGCGAGTGCTAAGGCCAATGCCATTAAAGATAAGCAAAGCGGTGCATTTTATGATGCAGGCGCACTCTAG
- a CDS encoding 8-amino-7-oxononanoate synthase: MIVSDVSAGSKAKKHSLSDKIRSKQAQLNDAGLLRRRQALTPIEGETVDFSLNGRHYLNFSSNDYLGLSQASGLLDSLNTGAKRYGVGSGSSPLVTGYSEAHVRLEQTLCQITGHEAGLLFCSGFSANSALMKTLFGSGDTVIADKLVHASIIDGLTDSEATFKRFLHNDIQSADRLIAKYSPQAVITESIFSMDGDMAPLEALSTSCKRNNSWLIVDDAHGFGIQAALGNYVPASAELADVQVVTFGKALGCQGAAILGSQALIDFLVSNARDYIYSTALSPANACVALAAVELTQESDERALTLADNIHYFKRACSLANIGLTESITPIQPLIIGDVDKTVWVAQQLNESGIWVGAIRPPTVPKGSARLRITITAIHTHDELDRLVSALTQALG; the protein is encoded by the coding sequence GTGATTGTGTCTGATGTTAGCGCCGGGTCTAAGGCTAAAAAACACTCTTTATCCGATAAGATTAGGAGCAAACAGGCTCAGCTTAACGATGCCGGCCTGTTGAGGCGCAGACAAGCCTTAACGCCAATTGAGGGAGAGACGGTAGACTTTTCCTTGAATGGCAGGCACTACCTTAATTTCAGTAGCAATGATTATCTTGGACTCTCTCAGGCGTCAGGGCTGCTCGATTCACTCAATACCGGTGCCAAGAGATATGGCGTCGGCAGTGGCTCCTCTCCTTTAGTCACGGGCTACAGTGAGGCGCACGTACGCCTGGAGCAAACGCTCTGCCAAATTACCGGACACGAAGCGGGGCTGCTATTCTGCTCAGGTTTCAGTGCAAATTCTGCATTGATGAAAACCTTGTTCGGTAGCGGTGATACCGTGATTGCCGATAAGTTGGTTCATGCCTCGATTATCGACGGGTTAACCGACAGCGAGGCGACATTTAAACGTTTTTTGCATAACGATATTCAAAGTGCCGATCGATTAATCGCTAAATACTCCCCCCAAGCCGTTATCACCGAGAGCATATTCAGTATGGATGGTGATATGGCGCCCCTCGAGGCGCTATCAACATCTTGCAAACGAAATAACAGCTGGTTGATTGTCGATGACGCCCATGGTTTCGGCATTCAGGCCGCCCTGGGTAATTATGTTCCCGCCAGCGCCGAGCTTGCCGATGTACAGGTAGTCACCTTCGGCAAGGCCCTGGGTTGTCAGGGCGCTGCGATTCTGGGCAGTCAGGCATTAATCGACTTCTTAGTGTCTAACGCCAGAGATTATATCTACTCGACGGCGCTTTCTCCGGCGAATGCCTGTGTCGCGTTGGCGGCGGTGGAGCTGACACAAGAATCCGATGAGCGGGCATTAACCTTGGCCGATAACATCCATTACTTTAAACGGGCTTGCTCGTTAGCTAACATAGGCCTGACAGAATCGATAACACCCATTCAACCGCTGATCATCGGTGATGTCGATAAAACGGTGTGGGTTGCTCAGCAGTTAAATGAGTCCGGGATCTGGGTCGGTGCGATACGTCCCCCAACCGTGCCTAAGGGGAGCGCCCGATTAAGGATAACTATCACTGCGATCCACACACATGATGAGTTAGACAGGCTCGTCAGCGCCTTAACCCAGGCGCTTGGTTAA
- the panP gene encoding pyridoxal-dependent aspartate 1-decarboxylase PanP, with translation MTARQAKASEEALLRIFTIPEAPGSTLSVIEQNISQNLMGFLQESVVAVEKPLTEIERDFQEHQIPAAPKFVSDYADEMMKTLVAHSVHTSAPSFIGHMTSALPYFVLPLSKMMVGLNQNLVKIETSKAFTPLERQVLGMMHHLIYDENETFYNSWMHSANVSLGAFCSGGTVANITALWTARNQLLKADGDFKGIAAQGLMKGLRHYGYNDLAILVSERGHYSLGKTADLLGIGRENIIQIPTSNDNRVDVDKMRVTAKALERDNIKVMAIVGVAGTTETGNIDPLDKLATLAEELDCHFHVDAAWGGASLLSKKYRHLLKGIERADSVTIDAHKQMYVPMGAGMVIFKDPTFANAIKHHAEYILRKGSKDLGSQTLEGSRPGMAMLVHACLQIIGRDGYEILINNSLEKARYFAELIKTTDNFELVSEPELCLLTYRYVPESVQKAMQQARTDGDIERLLQFNRLLDGLTKFVQKRQREQGTSFVSRTRINPEHCHDIDVDLKSVVFRVVLANPLTTNEILQQVLVEQTQIASTDKKFLPQLLELAAH, from the coding sequence ATGACAGCAAGACAAGCAAAAGCTTCCGAAGAGGCGTTACTACGTATTTTCACTATCCCCGAAGCCCCAGGTTCAACCCTGAGCGTCATTGAACAAAATATCTCGCAAAACTTAATGGGATTCTTGCAAGAGAGCGTGGTTGCGGTCGAAAAGCCGTTAACCGAAATAGAACGCGACTTTCAGGAACATCAAATCCCCGCTGCCCCTAAGTTTGTCTCAGATTATGCCGATGAGATGATGAAAACCTTAGTGGCGCACTCGGTGCACACCTCGGCCCCCAGCTTCATCGGCCATATGACCTCGGCGCTGCCCTATTTTGTATTGCCTCTGTCCAAGATGATGGTGGGACTCAATCAAAACCTGGTTAAAATTGAAACCTCGAAGGCCTTTACGCCACTCGAACGTCAGGTTTTGGGCATGATGCATCACCTCATCTACGATGAGAATGAAACGTTTTACAATAGCTGGATGCACAGCGCAAACGTCTCCCTCGGCGCATTTTGCTCCGGCGGAACCGTAGCTAACATCACGGCCTTGTGGACTGCCCGTAACCAGCTATTAAAAGCCGATGGCGACTTTAAAGGCATCGCGGCTCAGGGGCTGATGAAGGGGTTACGCCATTATGGTTACAACGATTTAGCCATTCTCGTCTCCGAGCGTGGCCACTACTCTTTGGGTAAAACCGCCGATCTACTCGGTATTGGCCGGGAAAACATCATTCAAATACCCACATCCAATGACAACCGGGTGGATGTGGATAAGATGCGTGTCACGGCTAAGGCGCTTGAGCGTGACAATATTAAGGTCATGGCGATAGTGGGCGTAGCCGGCACCACAGAGACAGGTAATATCGACCCCTTAGATAAGCTGGCCACATTGGCAGAAGAGCTGGACTGTCACTTCCATGTCGATGCGGCTTGGGGCGGTGCATCCTTGCTATCCAAGAAATACCGTCACCTGCTTAAAGGGATAGAGCGCGCCGACTCGGTGACCATAGATGCCCACAAACAGATGTATGTGCCCATGGGCGCCGGCATGGTGATCTTCAAAGACCCCACCTTCGCCAATGCTATCAAGCATCACGCCGAGTACATTCTGCGTAAAGGCTCAAAAGATCTCGGTAGTCAGACTCTGGAGGGATCTCGTCCGGGTATGGCGATGTTAGTCCACGCCTGTTTGCAGATAATCGGGAGAGACGGCTATGAGATCCTGATCAATAACAGCCTGGAAAAAGCCCGTTATTTTGCCGAACTCATCAAGACGACAGATAATTTTGAACTGGTGTCAGAACCTGAGTTGTGTCTGCTGACCTATCGATATGTTCCTGAGTCGGTGCAAAAGGCTATGCAACAAGCAAGAACCGATGGCGATATTGAGCGATTATTGCAGTTTAATCGCCTGCTCGATGGATTAACTAAGTTTGTGCAGAAACGTCAACGTGAGCAAGGCACCTCCTTCGTCTCCCGTACCCGTATTAATCCTGAACACTGCCATGACATAGATGTCGATCTGAAATCCGTGGTATTTCGCGTCGTGCTGGCAAATCCATTGACGACCAATGAAATTCTACAACAGGTACTCGTCGAACAGACGCAGATCGCCTCGACAGATAAAAAATTCTTGCCCCAGTTGCTGGAACTGGCCGCTCATTGA
- a CDS encoding GntP family permease, with translation MSQIIILLAVILFIVIATSKFKLHPFLTLILASFMTAFAYGLPSASIAKTITSGFGGILGYIGLVIVLGTIIGTILEKSGAAITMADVVIKVLGKRFPTLTMSIIGYLVSIPVFCDSGFVILNSLKQSMANRMQVSSVSMSVALATGLYATHTFVPPTPGPIAAAGNLGLESNLGLVIFVGVFVAAIAALAGTLWANRFANTEPDGEGAEELKSNVEDFEKLKETYGVLPSAKRAFAPIFVPILLICLGSIANFPTSPLGDGILFDVLAFLGQPVNALMIGLFLSLSLLKSNDKIKEFSERISQGLVVAAPILLITGAGGAFGAVLKATDIGTFLGTSLSALGIGIFMPFIVAAALKSAQGSSTVALVATSALVAPMLGDIGLASDMGRVLTVMAIGAGAMTVSHANDSFFWVVTQFSRMSVKQAYKAQTMATLIQGLTAMTLVYILSLVLL, from the coding sequence ATGAGCCAAATTATCATTTTGTTGGCAGTGATTCTTTTCATTGTCATCGCTACATCAAAATTCAAACTACATCCATTTCTAACCTTAATCCTGGCGTCATTTATGACCGCCTTTGCCTACGGTCTGCCCAGCGCGAGTATCGCCAAAACCATTACCTCAGGTTTTGGCGGCATTCTGGGCTATATCGGTCTGGTCATTGTGCTAGGTACGATTATCGGTACGATTTTAGAGAAAAGCGGCGCCGCCATCACCATGGCTGATGTGGTGATTAAGGTGCTGGGAAAACGTTTCCCGACACTCACCATGTCTATCATCGGTTACCTGGTCTCTATCCCGGTATTTTGTGACTCGGGATTTGTGATCCTGAACTCACTTAAACAGTCGATGGCAAACCGCATGCAAGTATCCAGCGTCTCTATGAGTGTCGCACTGGCTACTGGTTTATACGCGACCCATACATTTGTGCCTCCAACACCCGGTCCTATTGCTGCGGCGGGTAACTTAGGCCTTGAGTCAAACTTAGGCTTGGTCATCTTCGTCGGTGTCTTTGTTGCGGCTATTGCTGCCTTAGCAGGAACATTGTGGGCAAACCGTTTCGCCAATACCGAACCCGATGGTGAAGGCGCAGAGGAACTTAAGAGTAACGTCGAAGATTTCGAAAAATTGAAGGAGACATACGGTGTACTACCGAGTGCTAAGCGCGCCTTTGCACCGATTTTCGTGCCAATTCTTCTCATCTGCCTAGGATCGATCGCCAACTTCCCAACCTCTCCTTTGGGTGATGGCATCTTGTTCGATGTCCTGGCTTTCTTAGGCCAACCCGTTAATGCCTTGATGATTGGTCTGTTCCTGTCGCTTTCATTGCTTAAGAGCAATGATAAGATCAAAGAGTTCAGTGAGCGTATCAGCCAGGGACTTGTCGTTGCCGCGCCAATCTTGTTGATCACAGGAGCCGGCGGTGCCTTCGGTGCAGTCCTTAAGGCAACGGATATTGGTACCTTCCTGGGAACTTCACTGTCGGCACTGGGTATCGGTATCTTTATGCCGTTTATCGTGGCTGCGGCGCTTAAATCGGCTCAAGGCTCGTCAACCGTTGCGCTTGTCGCGACCTCCGCACTGGTCGCACCTATGTTAGGCGATATCGGCCTTGCCAGTGATATGGGACGCGTCCTGACGGTAATGGCTATCGGCGCCGGTGCGATGACAGTATCACACGCCAATGACAGCTTCTTCTGGGTCGTGACTCAGTTCAGCCGCATGAGCGTTAAACAGGCGTACAAGGCACAAACTATGGCGACACTCATTCAGGGCCTGACGGCCATGACATTAGTGTATATTCTAAGCTTGGTACTCCTCTAA
- a CDS encoding methyltransferase domain-containing protein, whose product MKPEVVSHGVKPTIDESVVAERFSAAAKTYHRHNCLQKLSCEALFSGMRPNGALLDIGAGPGTDFSQFTELSSVIALDIAAGMLEQLNKNFPDYETVCADAKTIPLPKSSIDSVYSNLALQWCDDLAQSFHSTANVLRPAGEYHLAVVAQGSLAELTQLGFRANAFRALSEISSQFDTQEWQIKSSRLESMTVYFDDLKELLYSIKGVGASIHADAKVSSQSKSMVNHGIRGRGDWMKLLEKAEKLRTPQGIPLTYQIAIIRAVKR is encoded by the coding sequence ATGAAACCCGAAGTAGTGAGTCATGGGGTAAAACCGACAATCGATGAGAGCGTGGTAGCCGAGCGGTTTTCTGCTGCAGCCAAAACCTACCATAGGCATAACTGTTTGCAGAAACTCTCCTGTGAGGCCTTATTCAGCGGTATGCGTCCTAACGGAGCCTTGCTCGATATCGGGGCGGGACCGGGTACAGATTTCAGTCAGTTTACAGAACTCTCATCCGTGATAGCGTTAGACATCGCCGCAGGTATGCTTGAGCAGCTTAATAAAAATTTCCCTGACTATGAGACGGTATGCGCCGACGCTAAAACGATTCCACTGCCAAAAAGCAGTATCGACAGCGTTTATTCTAACTTAGCCCTACAGTGGTGTGATGATTTGGCACAGTCTTTTCACAGTACAGCTAATGTACTCAGACCAGCCGGAGAGTATCATTTAGCCGTGGTGGCACAGGGAAGCTTAGCTGAGTTGACTCAGTTAGGTTTCAGGGCTAATGCGTTCCGCGCCTTGTCTGAGATAAGCTCACAGTTCGATACACAAGAGTGGCAAATAAAATCGTCAAGGCTCGAGTCGATGACGGTCTATTTCGATGATCTTAAGGAGCTACTCTATTCCATCAAAGGGGTCGGGGCTTCAATCCATGCCGATGCCAAGGTGAGCAGTCAGTCTAAATCTATGGTCAATCATGGTATACGCGGACGGGGTGACTGGATGAAACTCCTCGAGAAAGCGGAGAAGTTAAGAACGCCACAAGGCATTCCCTTGACCTATCAGATAGCAATCATTCGCGCAGTAAAGAGATAA
- the bioD gene encoding dethiobiotin synthase yields the protein MIYFVTGTDTDCGKTFISAALLNRAKEMGSHTLGLKPIASGCERTEHGLRNSDALSLMAESTIELDYALVNPVSFEPAIAPHIAASQTGVDIGPGSVLNRLSGALEGLNGSELCIIEGAGGWRLPLGEGHFLSEVVQQLSVPVILVVGVKLGCLNHAVLTQEAIKADGLEMGGWIANIVDGDTSCLEENLASLQSLMSGPCLGVVPHLKELSIETAASYLNIDSLI from the coding sequence ATGATCTACTTTGTCACGGGGACCGATACCGATTGCGGTAAAACATTCATCAGTGCTGCGCTGCTTAATCGGGCCAAAGAGATGGGGAGCCATACTCTGGGACTTAAGCCCATCGCTTCTGGCTGTGAAAGAACTGAACATGGGCTTAGAAACAGTGATGCGCTGAGTTTAATGGCAGAGTCGACTATCGAGCTCGATTATGCCTTGGTTAACCCCGTTTCATTCGAGCCGGCGATTGCCCCCCACATTGCCGCCAGCCAAACTGGCGTCGATATCGGCCCCGGGTCGGTACTCAATCGATTGAGTGGTGCACTGGAAGGCTTGAATGGCAGTGAACTATGTATCATTGAGGGAGCGGGAGGTTGGCGCTTACCCTTAGGTGAGGGGCACTTTCTCTCTGAAGTGGTTCAGCAGCTTTCGGTGCCTGTTATCTTAGTGGTTGGAGTTAAGCTTGGCTGTTTGAATCATGCTGTACTCACACAGGAAGCAATAAAGGCCGATGGATTAGAGATGGGGGGCTGGATTGCCAACATCGTCGATGGCGACACCAGTTGCCTTGAGGAGAACCTGGCCAGCTTACAGTCATTGATGAGTGGACCCTGTTTAGGTGTGGTGCCTCACCTGAAGGAACTGAGCATAGAGACGGCCGCAAGCTATCTGAATATCGACTCTCTGATATGA
- the bioA gene encoding adenosylmethionine--8-amino-7-oxononanoate transaminase, which translates to MNKTNLPKNHAQTSSIDFEFDKQHIWHPYTSMTQALPAFGVVSAQGCELTLDDGKVLVDGTSSWWACVHGYSHPAILDTMQQQLGTLSHVMFGGITHQPAIELSKKLVGITSPKLTKVFLADSGSIAVEVALKMALQYWQGRSQSQKQRILTVKCGYHGDTFAAMSVCDPEGGMHTMFGDSVTQHEFVSAPQSRFDEPLLSHDLDEMRAKLISQHSEIAAVIIEPILQGAGGMRFYSPEYLIGLRKLCDEFNVLLILDEIATGFGRTGKLFAYEHAAIDGQCVEADILCLGKALTGGYISLAVTMCSDEVAQGISDSPAGVFMHGPTFMGNPLACAAACASLDLLAQDDWQDQIKQIERQMKIELKGAIDYPEVKDVRVLGAIGVIEMNSTVNTAELQQEFVDLGVWIRPFSNLIYIMPPFVITSAELTKLTSAMKHVAKGITASSKEAGFISHG; encoded by the coding sequence ATGAACAAGACTAATTTACCAAAAAATCATGCTCAAACCTCATCTATCGACTTTGAATTTGATAAACAACATATCTGGCACCCCTATACCTCGATGACCCAGGCACTGCCGGCTTTCGGCGTCGTCTCGGCTCAGGGCTGCGAGCTCACACTCGACGACGGCAAGGTCTTAGTCGATGGCACCAGCTCATGGTGGGCCTGCGTACATGGTTACAGTCATCCGGCCATTCTCGATACCATGCAGCAGCAACTCGGCACCTTAAGTCATGTGATGTTCGGTGGGATCACCCACCAGCCAGCCATCGAGTTATCGAAGAAGCTCGTCGGGATAACTAGCCCCAAGCTGACAAAAGTCTTCCTGGCCGACTCGGGCTCCATCGCCGTTGAGGTGGCACTTAAGATGGCACTGCAATATTGGCAAGGCCGAAGCCAGAGTCAGAAGCAGCGCATCCTCACCGTCAAGTGTGGCTACCATGGTGATACCTTCGCCGCCATGAGTGTGTGCGACCCCGAAGGCGGCATGCACACTATGTTTGGCGACAGCGTCACCCAACATGAATTTGTCTCGGCGCCCCAAAGCAGATTTGACGAGCCTCTGTTAAGCCACGATCTCGATGAGATGCGCGCTAAGCTCATTTCACAGCACAGTGAAATCGCCGCCGTGATCATAGAACCAATTCTTCAGGGCGCCGGTGGCATGCGCTTCTACAGTCCTGAGTACCTTATCGGGCTGCGTAAACTCTGTGATGAATTCAATGTGTTACTTATTCTCGATGAGATAGCGACCGGCTTTGGCCGCACCGGAAAACTGTTTGCCTACGAGCATGCCGCTATTGATGGACAGTGCGTAGAAGCGGATATTCTCTGTCTGGGTAAGGCCCTGACGGGGGGCTATATCTCACTCGCCGTGACTATGTGCAGTGATGAGGTGGCGCAAGGGATAAGCGATTCACCGGCCGGCGTATTCATGCATGGACCTACGTTTATGGGCAATCCTCTGGCCTGCGCCGCCGCCTGTGCGAGTCTGGATCTTCTCGCCCAAGATGATTGGCAAGATCAAATCAAACAGATCGAACGCCAGATGAAGATAGAGCTCAAAGGCGCCATCGATTACCCGGAGGTCAAAGATGTGCGGGTGTTGGGCGCCATCGGTGTTATCGAGATGAACTCGACGGTGAACACCGCCGAGCTTCAGCAGGAGTTTGTCGACCTGGGCGTATGGATCAGGCCTTTTTCCAACCTCATCTATATCATGCCCCCTTTCGTTATCACCTCGGCAGAGCTCACTAAGCTGACATCGGCGATGAAACATGTTGCCAAAGGGATAACGGCGAGCAGCAAAGAGGCCGGCTTCATCAGCCATGGCTGA